Proteins found in one Brachypodium distachyon strain Bd21 chromosome 5, Brachypodium_distachyon_v3.0, whole genome shotgun sequence genomic segment:
- the LOC100835288 gene encoding uncharacterized protein LOC100835288, which yields MALLLRRGATLAARSLRVAAAASSASTSVHRLTAAGSLGAARELPSTQIFLFEARRGFAKGKKSKNDSRGDTVEAVPDIGPTVKSTATAQMETAVVALSRELSKLRTGRASPGMLDHIMVETADTKVGLNRIAVVSVLDAHTLSVMPYDPSSMKSIENAIVSSPLGINPTPDGNRIIAPIPPLTKENIQALCKVVTKSAEDFKQSIRRARQKALDTIKKSSSSMPKDDIKRLEKEVEEMTKKFIKSADDMCKAKEKEISGN from the exons ATGGCGCTCCTCCTGCGGCGAGGCGCCACACTCGCCGCCCGCTCCctgcgcgtcgccgccgccgcctcctccgcttcCACCTCCGTCCACCGCCTAACGGCCGCCGGATCCCTTGGCGCCGCAAGAGAGCTTCCCTCCACGCAGATTTTCCTCTTCGAGGCCCGTAGAGGCTTCGCGAAGGGGAAGAAATCGA AGAATGATAGTCGAGGTGATACGGTTGAAGCCGTTCCTGACATTGGACCAACTGTCAAATCAACCGCGACCGCACAAATGGAGACAGCTGTCGTTGCGTTGTCGCGAGAGCTGAGTAAACTTCGGACAGGAAGAGCATCTCCCG GCATGCTTGACCACATCATGGTAGAAACTGCGGATACGAAAGTTGGACTGAATCGCATTGCTGTTGTTTCTGTCCTGGATGCGCATACCCTTTCAGTGATGCCTTATGATCCATCT TCAATGAAGTCTATTGAGAACGCAATTGTTTCATCTCCATTGGGCATCAATCCAACACCTGACGGCAATAGGATTATTGCACCTATACCTCC GTTGACAAAGGAGAATATACAG GCACTGTGTAAGGTTGTTACTAAATCTGCTGAGGATTTCAAGCAAAGTATTAGAAGAGCACGCCAAAAG GCACTTGATACGATAAAGAAATCTTCATCTAGCATGCCAAAGGATGATATAAAGCGACTTGAGAAGGAA GTTGAAGAAATGACCAAGAAGTTCATTAAGTCGGCAGATGATATGTGCAAggcgaaggagaaggaaaTCTCTGGAAACTAG